The DNA window CGTCTGACGCTGCTGGCTGCATATACGCCAAACTGGCTAACCGCACCTCACGCTTGCTGATCATGCCTTTACCTGGTTCAGCGCCGGTGATAAAAGCTGCATCATCGATACCCGCCGCCTCAGGCAATACACCACCCGGGCCTAACACTTCAATAAAGCTGACATGTAAGGGCATAAAGGTATAATCATGATCCAGAAGTTGCGCAAGCTGAAACTGCCGAACTCGTTCATCTTGATAACCAAGATTTTCACAGACGCTGATCACCGACTGATCAAAGCCTGCGTCATAACAGGCTTGAGCCAATACCCGTGGCTGGCTGTGTTGGTCGGTTAATATGAGTAAGCGTCGCTGCTGACGCAAATAACGCGCTAGGGTTTTCACCGAGCGCCCGTGCAAGCTGACAACGGTAACATCTTGTAAGGCAAGGCCGAGCCGATGACAGGCTGCCTGCAAACTTGACACCGCCGGATAAAAACACAGCTGCTGCAGCGCATAATGCTG is part of the Pseudomonadales bacterium genome and encodes:
- the cbiE gene encoding precorrin-6y C5,15-methyltransferase (decarboxylating) subunit CbiE, yielding MALDSNRQPHIHIIGLGVAEKASLDTDATAVLAKADLIIAHPRQLATVAHLPRAEHCQSMALPKLSQLQDLLAPYADKTVVVLASGDPLYFGIGRWFRQHYALQQLCFYPAVSSLQAACHRLGLALQDVTVVSLHGRSVKTLARYLRQQRRLLILTDQHSQPRVLAQACYDAGFDQSVISVCENLGYQDERVRQFQLAQLLDHDYTFMPLHVSFIEVLGPGGVLPEAAGIDDAAFITGAEPGKGMISKREVRLASLAYMQPAASD